One window of Acanthochromis polyacanthus isolate Apoly-LR-REF ecotype Palm Island chromosome 19, KAUST_Apoly_ChrSc, whole genome shotgun sequence genomic DNA carries:
- the kcng3 gene encoding potassium voltage-gated channel subfamily G member 3, with protein sequence MKFGKSICVLNVGGTRYAFTREVIRDFPLRRVSRLHACATEKEVLELCDDYDRDRNEFFFDRHAQAFVFIMLYVRSGKLRFVPGVCELSFYTEMLYWGLESAHLDSCCQKRLDDRMSDIGLDSLSEGDIRVSADESQSPEESVPRTALTGRARWLEMMRKTFEEPNSSLAAQLLASVSVIFVIVSMIMLCASTLPDWDTAKRNTVEEHRIVEAVCIGWFTAECIVRFLVAKDKWEFLRRPLNIIDVIAITPYYVTMAMARAGMPGAGLGVAGVFLRVLRMMRVFWLMKLARHFLGLQTLGLTLRRCYREMVMLMVFVCVAMAIYSALAQLLEHGLDLGTQNHDYASIPAAAWWVIISMTTVGYGDVYPVTIGGRVLGGMCVVSGIVLLALPITFIYHSFVQCYQELKMRSARYARSLSAEMLQ encoded by the exons ATGAAGTTCGGGAAGAGCATCTGCGTGCTCAACGTAGGGGGAACCCGGTACGCCTTCACCCGTGAGGTGATCAGGGATTTCCCTCTCCGGCGCGTCAGCCGCCTGCATGCCTGCGCAACCGAGAAAGAGGTTCTTGAACTGTGCGACGACTACGACCGGGACCGGAATGAGTTTTTCTTCGATCGCCACGCGCAGGCTTTCGTGTTCATTATGCTCTACGTGCGCTCCGGTAAACTCCGGTTTGTTCCCGGAGTGTGTGAGCTGTCCTTCTACACTGAGATGCTCTACTGGGGACTGGAGAGCGCGCACTTGGACTCCTGCTGCCAGAAGCGCCTGGACGACAGGATGTCTGACATCGGACTGGACAGTCTGTCCGAGGGGGACATTAGGGTGTCCGCGGACGAGTCTCAGAGCCCGGAGGAGTCGGTGCCGCGGACTGCACTCACCGGCCGCGCTAGATGGCTCGAGATGATGCGCAAAACATTTGAGGAGCCCAACTCTTCCCTTGCAGCGCAGCTTTTGGCTTCAGTGTCCGTGatctttgtcattgtttctaTGATAATGCTGTGCGCCAGCACGCTGCCGGATTGGGATACAGCCAAGAGAAACACTGTGGAGGAGCACAG gATCGTGGAGGCAGTGTGCATTGGCTGGTTCACAGCTGAGTGCATAGTGCGCTTTCTGGTGGCCAAAGACAAGTGGGAGTTCCTCCGCAGGCCGCTCAACATCATCGACGTAATCGCCATCACCCCCTACTATGTCACCATGGCGATGGCCCGGGCGGGGATGCCTGGCGCCGGGCTCGGGGTCGCCGGCGTGTTCCTGCGGGTGCTGCGGATGATGCGGGTGTTCTGGCTCATGAAGCTGGCCAGACACTTCCTGGGCCTGCAGACTCTGGGCCTGACGCTCCGCCGCTGTTACCGGGAGATGGTGATGCTGatggtgtttgtgtgcgttGCCATGGCGATATACAGCGCTCTGGCCCAGCTCCTGGAGCATGGCTTGGACTTGGGCACGCAGAACCACGACTACGCCAGCATCCCGGCCGCTGCCTGGTGGGTCATCATCTCCATGACGACGGTGGGGTACGGGGACGTGTATCCGGTGACTATTGGGGGACGGGTGCTCGGCGGGATGTGCGTGGTGAGCGGCATCGTGCTCCTGGCTCTTCCCATCACCTTCATCTACCACAGTTTCGTTCAGTGCTACCAAGAACTCAAGATGCGCTCCGCCAGATACGCGCGCAGCCTCTCTGCAGAGATGCTGCAATGA
- the mta3 gene encoding metastasis-associated protein MTA3 isoform X2 produces MAANMYRVGDYVFFENSSSNPYLIRRIEELNKTASGNVEAKVVCFYRRRDISHSLIQLADKHAKELEEEKENPTETDLTEKQKHQLRHRELFLSRQYESLPATHIRGKCSVALLNETEAVLSYLDKEDTFFYSLVYDPTQKTLLADKGEIRVGPRFQADVPEMLQEGEADDRDQAKLEEKLWDPECPLTNKQIDQFLVVARAVGTFARALDCSSSVRQPSLHMSAAAASRDITLFHAMDTLHRHNYDLSSALSVLVPAGGPVLCRDEMEEWSASEAAMFEEALEKYGKDFNDIRQDFLPWKSLTSIIEYYYMWKTTDRYVQQKRLKAAEAESKLKQVYIPTYNKPNPNQISMTNGKMATVNGAGPGAYHAAGGGRACESCYTMQSAQWYSWGPPNMQCRLCVSCWMYWKKYGGLKMPSRAEGPEERTSPSPASNESRSRGHAPRQSNHMVPMRNSGSPKSSMKTKQAFLLQATRLTKLARHMCRDIIRLRRAARRPFVPINCGAIKAEYMLRVSEGQGTRLPKTRAAQRSTLTSVLQFLESRPAAHAPRSHRTPGLQTPPPRRLLSSLPHGPHGMLGKRSYHHHSRAEPDRRSENPGTTGGPLLHNGRNSGSGSTRGGVMIRKRRPNWIDAPDDSFFLVTRETR; encoded by the exons ATGGCGGCCAACATGTACCGGGTCGGAG ATTATGTATTCTTTGAGAACTCCTCCAGTAACCCTTACCTGATCCGCCGGATAGAAGAACTCAACAAG ACCGCCAGTGGAAATGTGGAGGCCAAGGTGGTTTGTTTCTACAGAAGGAGAGACATCTCCCACAGCCTCATCCAGCTCGCAGATAAACATGCAA AGGAGttggaagaggagaaggagaaccCAACAGAGACAGAtctaacagaaaaacagaaacaccagCTTCGCCACAGAGAGCTCTTCCTCTCCCGGCAGTACGAGAGTCTACCTGCGACACATATCAG GGGGAAGTGCAGTGTCGCATTATTGAATGAGACTGAAGCCGTTCTTTCATACCTTGACAAAGAG GATACCTTCTTCTACTCGCTGGTGTATGACCCGACACAGAAGACTCTTCTTGCTGACAAAGGAGAGATCAGAGTGGGACCGCGCTTTCAGGCAGATGTGCCTGAAATGTTACAAGAAG GTGAAGCAGATGACCGGGACCAGGCCAAACTAGAAGAGAAGCTGTGGGATCCAGAGTGTCCACTCACCAACAAACAGATAGACCAATTCCTAGTGGTGGCACG GGCGGTGGGGACCTTTGCCCGAGCGTTGGACTGCAGCAGCTCGGTTAGACAGCCAAGCTTACACATGAGTGCAGCTGCAGCCTCACGAGATATCACATTG TTCCATGCGATGGACACACTGCATCGTCATAATTACGACCTGTCCAGCGCGCTGAGCGTACTGGTCCCAGCGGGCGGCCCTGTGCTCTGCAGGGATGAGATGGAGGAGTGGAGCGCCTCGGAAGCGGCCATGTTTGAAGAGGCACTAGAGAAATATGGAAAAGACTTCAACGACATCCGACAAGACTTT CTGCCATGGAAGTCTCTGACCAGTATCATAGAGTACTACTACATGTGGAAGACCACAGACAGATACGTGCAACAG AAGAGACTGAAGGCAGCAGAGGCAGAAAGCAAACTGAAGCAGGTTTATATCCCCACATA TAACAAACCCAACCCCAACCAGATCTCAATGACCAATGGCAAGATGGCGACAGTGAACGGAGCGGGCCCCGGGGCCTACCATGCAGCAGGCGGAGGCAGAGCCTGCGAGAGTTGCTACA CCATGCAGTCGGCCCAGTGGTACTCATGGGGGCCTCCAAACATGCAGTGCCGCCTGTGCGTTTCCTGCTGGATGTACTGGAAGAAGTACGGCGGTCTGAAGATGCCGAGCAGAGCTGAGGGCCCCGAGGAGAGGACCTCCCCGAGTCCAGCAAGCAAC GAGTCTCGCTCAAGGGGTCACGCTCCTCGCCAGTCCAACCACATGGTGCCGATGCGAAACAGCGGCTCCCCGAAGTCCTCCATGAAGACCAAGCAGGCCTTCCTGCTGCAGGCCACCCGCCTCACCAAGCTGGCCCGGCACATGTGCCGTGACATCATCAGGCTGCGCCGCGCTGCGCGCCGGCCCTTTGTCCCCATTAACTGTGGGGCCATAAAGGCAGAGT ACATGCTAAGGGTGTCCGAAGGGCAGGGGACTCGACTACCCAAAACCAGAGCCGCCCAAAGGAGCACTCTGACCAGTGTTCTGCAGTTTCtag AGTCCCGTCCGGCGGCCCACGCCCCTCGCTCCCACCGCACCCCGGGCCTGCAGACGCCTCCCCCTCGacgcctcctctcctccctcccccacGGCCCCCACGGTATGCTGGGAAAACGCAGCTACCATCACCACAGCAGGGCCGAGCCGGACAGGCGCTCAG AGAACCCAGGCACAACAGGTGGACCTCTCTTG cacaACGGGCGCAACAGCGGCAGCGGCAGCACCAGAGGTGGAGTGATGATCCGCAAGAGACGCCCCAACTGGATCGATGCCCCCGATGACAGCTTCTTCCTCGTCACCCGGGAGACCAGGTAA
- the mta3 gene encoding metastasis-associated protein MTA3 isoform X1, with protein sequence MAANMYRVGDYVFFENSSSNPYLIRRIEELNKTASGNVEAKVVCFYRRRDISHSLIQLADKHAKELEEEKENPTETDLTEKQKHQLRHRELFLSRQYESLPATHIRGKCSVALLNETEAVLSYLDKEDTFFYSLVYDPTQKTLLADKGEIRVGPRFQADVPEMLQEGEADDRDQAKLEEKLWDPECPLTNKQIDQFLVVARAVGTFARALDCSSSVRQPSLHMSAAAASRDITLFHAMDTLHRHNYDLSSALSVLVPAGGPVLCRDEMEEWSASEAAMFEEALEKYGKDFNDIRQDFLPWKSLTSIIEYYYMWKTTDRYVQQKRLKAAEAESKLKQVYIPTYNKPNPNQISMTNGKMATVNGAGPGAYHAAGGGRACESCYTMQSAQWYSWGPPNMQCRLCVSCWMYWKKYGGLKMPSRAEGPEERTSPSPASNESRSRGHAPRQSNHMVPMRNSGSPKSSMKTKQAFLLQATRLTKLARHMCRDIIRLRRAARRPFVPINCGAIKAEYMLRVSEGQGTRLPKTRAAQRSTLTSVLQFLESRPAAHAPRSHRTPGLQTPPPRRLLSSLPHGPHGMLGKRSYHHHSRAEPDRRSENPGTTGGPLLHNGRNSGSGSTRGGVMIRKRRPNWIDAPDDSFFLVTRETRRARRLLSRSQLRHACRQPCEQITLRRVSQGPPQGLVLAPPHPHPSLRMRGPIVIHD encoded by the exons ATGGCGGCCAACATGTACCGGGTCGGAG ATTATGTATTCTTTGAGAACTCCTCCAGTAACCCTTACCTGATCCGCCGGATAGAAGAACTCAACAAG ACCGCCAGTGGAAATGTGGAGGCCAAGGTGGTTTGTTTCTACAGAAGGAGAGACATCTCCCACAGCCTCATCCAGCTCGCAGATAAACATGCAA AGGAGttggaagaggagaaggagaaccCAACAGAGACAGAtctaacagaaaaacagaaacaccagCTTCGCCACAGAGAGCTCTTCCTCTCCCGGCAGTACGAGAGTCTACCTGCGACACATATCAG GGGGAAGTGCAGTGTCGCATTATTGAATGAGACTGAAGCCGTTCTTTCATACCTTGACAAAGAG GATACCTTCTTCTACTCGCTGGTGTATGACCCGACACAGAAGACTCTTCTTGCTGACAAAGGAGAGATCAGAGTGGGACCGCGCTTTCAGGCAGATGTGCCTGAAATGTTACAAGAAG GTGAAGCAGATGACCGGGACCAGGCCAAACTAGAAGAGAAGCTGTGGGATCCAGAGTGTCCACTCACCAACAAACAGATAGACCAATTCCTAGTGGTGGCACG GGCGGTGGGGACCTTTGCCCGAGCGTTGGACTGCAGCAGCTCGGTTAGACAGCCAAGCTTACACATGAGTGCAGCTGCAGCCTCACGAGATATCACATTG TTCCATGCGATGGACACACTGCATCGTCATAATTACGACCTGTCCAGCGCGCTGAGCGTACTGGTCCCAGCGGGCGGCCCTGTGCTCTGCAGGGATGAGATGGAGGAGTGGAGCGCCTCGGAAGCGGCCATGTTTGAAGAGGCACTAGAGAAATATGGAAAAGACTTCAACGACATCCGACAAGACTTT CTGCCATGGAAGTCTCTGACCAGTATCATAGAGTACTACTACATGTGGAAGACCACAGACAGATACGTGCAACAG AAGAGACTGAAGGCAGCAGAGGCAGAAAGCAAACTGAAGCAGGTTTATATCCCCACATA TAACAAACCCAACCCCAACCAGATCTCAATGACCAATGGCAAGATGGCGACAGTGAACGGAGCGGGCCCCGGGGCCTACCATGCAGCAGGCGGAGGCAGAGCCTGCGAGAGTTGCTACA CCATGCAGTCGGCCCAGTGGTACTCATGGGGGCCTCCAAACATGCAGTGCCGCCTGTGCGTTTCCTGCTGGATGTACTGGAAGAAGTACGGCGGTCTGAAGATGCCGAGCAGAGCTGAGGGCCCCGAGGAGAGGACCTCCCCGAGTCCAGCAAGCAAC GAGTCTCGCTCAAGGGGTCACGCTCCTCGCCAGTCCAACCACATGGTGCCGATGCGAAACAGCGGCTCCCCGAAGTCCTCCATGAAGACCAAGCAGGCCTTCCTGCTGCAGGCCACCCGCCTCACCAAGCTGGCCCGGCACATGTGCCGTGACATCATCAGGCTGCGCCGCGCTGCGCGCCGGCCCTTTGTCCCCATTAACTGTGGGGCCATAAAGGCAGAGT ACATGCTAAGGGTGTCCGAAGGGCAGGGGACTCGACTACCCAAAACCAGAGCCGCCCAAAGGAGCACTCTGACCAGTGTTCTGCAGTTTCtag AGTCCCGTCCGGCGGCCCACGCCCCTCGCTCCCACCGCACCCCGGGCCTGCAGACGCCTCCCCCTCGacgcctcctctcctccctcccccacGGCCCCCACGGTATGCTGGGAAAACGCAGCTACCATCACCACAGCAGGGCCGAGCCGGACAGGCGCTCAG AGAACCCAGGCACAACAGGTGGACCTCTCTTG cacaACGGGCGCAACAGCGGCAGCGGCAGCACCAGAGGTGGAGTGATGATCCGCAAGAGACGCCCCAACTGGATCGATGCCCCCGATGACAGCTTCTTCCTCGTCACCCGGGAGACCAG